Sequence from the Thermococcus nautili genome:
GATTCCGGGCGAGGTTGCGAGGGACTTCACGTGGGTTGAGGTTTAGCAGGAGAAAAGAGAAAACGGCTCAGAGCTTTCCGTTCTCCCTGAGCCACTCGCCGTACTTGACGAGGGCGTAGACGGCGTCAACCGCGTCCTCGGTGGTCTCGTAGACCGGAATACCCTTCTGCTCGATGTTCCTCGCCATCTTGTGCGGGAAGTCTCCACCGGGAGCCACGAAGACAATCGGCTTGCCGTAGGCCTTCATTCTCTCGACCGCGTCAATGATTCCCTCGTCGAGGGCAGGGCTCTGGAAGAGAGCTATGACGACGAGAACGTCGACGTTCGGGTCCTCAAGGGCGTAGCGCATGGCTATCTCGTACCTGCTCGACGGGGCGTCGCCTATGACGTCAATCGGGTTCTTGTAGGACATGTGAGCCGGAAGCTTTCCGGCCTTAACGTCCTCCTCGAACTTCTTAAGCGTCTCCTCGCTAAGCTCCGCCATCTTCAAACCGCGCTCGAGCAGGCCGTCGCTCATCATGACTCCTGCTCCACCGCCGTTGGTGACTATCGCGACGCGGTCGCCCTTGGCCGGCTTCTGCATTGCCAGGACCTTCGCGTAGTTAAAGAGCTGTCTCATCGTGGTCGCTTCCAGAACACCGCTCTGCTCAAAGGCCGCCCTGTAAATCGCGTAGGAACCCGCGAGTGAGCCTGTGTGGCTTGCGGCGGCCTTGGCTCCTGCCTCGGTCCTTCCGCTCTTTAGAATCACGACGGGCTTCTTGAGGGTAACGCGCTTTGCCGTCTCGAGGAACTTCCTTCCGTCCTTGACGCCCTCCAGGTAGCCGGTTATAACTCCGGTCTTCTCGTCGTCGCCGAGGTAGTCCATGAAGTCGCTCTCGTCGAGGTCGGCCATGTTGCCGAGGCTGATGAACTTGCTCATTCCGATTTTCTCCCTCGCGGCCCAGTCAAGGATTGCGGCACCGAAGGCCCCGCTCTGGCTCAT
This genomic interval carries:
- a CDS encoding acetate--CoA ligase family protein, giving the protein MGSLDFLFYPKSVAVIGASHVPGKVGNAIMRSVTLRFNGKVYAVNVKGGEIEVNGKKFKVYRSIKEIPDEIDVAVIAVPAKFVPDVIDECGEKGVKGAIVISAGFKEAGRADLEEELVKRARKWGIRVVGPNCLGVTNLENGFDCNFNPPERQARPPFGKVAFMSQSGAFGAAILDWAAREKIGMSKFISLGNMADLDESDFMDYLGDDEKTGVITGYLEGVKDGRKFLETAKRVTLKKPVVILKSGRTEAGAKAAASHTGSLAGSYAIYRAAFEQSGVLEATTMRQLFNYAKVLAMQKPAKGDRVAIVTNGGGAGVMMSDGLLERGLKMAELSEETLKKFEEDVKAGKLPAHMSYKNPIDVIGDAPSSRYEIAMRYALEDPNVDVLVVIALFQSPALDEGIIDAVERMKAYGKPIVFVAPGGDFPHKMARNIEQKGIPVYETTEDAVDAVYALVKYGEWLRENGKL